In Aquila chrysaetos chrysaetos chromosome 2, bAquChr1.4, whole genome shotgun sequence, the following are encoded in one genomic region:
- the PCNX4 gene encoding pecanex-like protein 4 isoform X1 — MGPDVPLLNDYKQEFFLKRFPQTLLGGPRFKLGYCAPPYVYVNQIILFLMPWVLGGVGTLLYQLGVMKDYYTAALSGGLMFVTALILQMTNLYAKQKTVTVERMQIQNTLTDEDEFEFSSCVGSETVKFIIPGKKYIINTVFHSLLAGVLCGLGTWYLLPNRITLLYSNIGGTVMIFVFGWVTICIGEYSLIINTATETATFQALDTYEITALMRPFYIFVFIAVDLAHRFAVNTPILEQTNQILHIIFLFLPFLWAMGILPPLDALFLWGMEQLLEFGLGGSPMSSNTKLLVMFLISAGTAIASYFIPSTLGVILFMTGFGFILSLNLSEIGFAFKHTMISHLASSKSKNMHRGLRIQFGWREFIFYLTVLTFALIEASLLHQFAGFSSFSKASPQAIASYILIILLIIMWILREIQRVYLFGVFRNPFYPKDVRTVTVFMEKQRRLMKVGVVRRILLTLVSPFAMIAFLSLDRSLQNLHSVSVCIGFTRIFRMVWQNTENALLDIVVVSIAQMLVFNPDLWWNRSLDTGIRLLLVGIIRDRVLQFVSKLQFAIAILLTSWTEKKQRRKSTATLITLNVIFFPILLTFIAISALLSSPLLPLFTLPVFLIGFPRPVRSWPGPVGATACVCSDTVYYQQMVPSLALALQSALAAGSLGLSLPGSHYLCRFQDRLMWILVLEKGFTYCGVNIKGLELQETSCHAAEAHRVDEIFEMAFEHQEHTKILSPNHHFGHILTPCTVLPVRLYSDARNVLSGIIDSHENLKHLKDDFIKVLVWMLVQYCYKKSKTWESPGNADTNKKRSFPENRHSSAVERSRPLREEDSFSVDTIEDWTDDSDVFDLEPSGRMKDRKEPGQLGTTPKVHLSIPGSVETHNQEVPQEMSPEDKLYRAVVLGLPAVDKGKHQQVLPQVEFSCSYSELLSIPEEWRTAPVPSSKVNEMRQRFPEEWYHFILSQLDFFHLKEKPSNLLEDLMKDKALKDLYIHGVLSCCFGLFGLDNTVPAPSHVFRAYAGGIPWSVGLDWLTSKPELFQLALKAFRYTFKLMVDKASLGPVENFKELVNYLEEYENDWYIGLVSDLEWQQAVLQEKPYLFSLGHDPNMGIYTGRVLTLQELLVQVGKLNDEAVRGQWANLSWELLYATNDDEERYSIQAHPVLLRNLTVQAADPPLGYPVYSSELLHLPLF; from the exons ATGGGTCCAGATGTACCTCTGCTGAATGATTACAAACAGGAGTTCTTCTTGAAGCGCTTTCCACAGACTCTGCTGGGAGGTCCCCGGTTTAAATTAGGCTATTGTGCCCCTCCTTACGTATATGTGAATcagattattcttttcttgATGCCATGGGTTTTGGGAGGAGTAGGAACACTTTTGTACCAATTAGGTGTTATGAAAGACTACTATACCGCAGCACTTTCAGGAGGACTGATGTTTGTTACTGCACTTATTCTTCAGATGACAAATCTatatgcaaagcagaaaacagtgacAGTAGAAAGAATGCAAATTCAGAATACCCTAACAGATGAAGATGAGTTTGAATTTTCCAGCTGTGTAGGTTCAGAGACAGTAAAATTTATTATTCCTGGCAAGAAGTATATAATCAACACTGTGTTTCATTCCCTTCTGGCAGGGGTATTGTGTGGGTTGGGAACTTGGTATTTGCTGCCAAACAGAATAACCTTGCTATATAGCAACATTGGAGGAACTGTTATGATCTTTGTATTTGGATGGGTGACTATATGTATAGGAGAGTATTCATTAATCATAAATACAGCTACCGAAACAGCTACTTTCCAAGCACTGGATACTTATGAAATCACTGCTCTGATGAGACCTTTctatatttttgtctttattgcaGTGGATCTTGCACACAG GTTTGCTGTCAACACACCCATTCTAGAACAGACAAACCAGATTTTGCAcatcatatttctttttctgccattcTTATGGGCAATGGGAATTCTGCCCCCGCTTGACGCACTTTTTCTATGGGGAATGGAACAACTGTTGGAGTTTGGACTAGGAGGTTCACCTATGTCAAGTAACACAAA gTTATTAGTaatgtttctcatttctgctgGAACAGCAATAGCATCGTATTTCATTCCCAGCACTCTCGGTGTGATCCTCTTCATGACTGGATTTGGGTTCATACTGAGTCTTAACCTAAGTGAGATTGGTTTTGCCTTCAAACACACCATGATCAGCCATTTAGCCTCCAGCAAATCAAAAAATATGCACAGAGGTCTTAGAATACAATTTGGGTGgagggaatttattttttatttgactgTGTTGACATTTGCTCTCATAGAAGCTAGTCTGCTGCATCAATTTGCAGgcttttcatcattttccaAGGCCAGTCCACAGGCTATAGCGAGTTACATTCTGATCATATTACTTATAATTATGTGGATTCTTAGAGAGATTCAGAGAGTGTACTTGTTTGGAGTCTTCCGAAACCCCTTTTATCCAAAGGATGTCAGGACTGTGACTGTGTTCATGGAGaagcaaagaaggctaatgaAAGTTGGTGTTGTCAGGAGGATTTTACTAACACTAG TGTCTCCGTTTGCTATGATAGCATTCCTGTCACTAGACCGTTCACTACAAAATCTTCATTCTGTGTCTGTTTGCATTGGATTCACAAGAATATTTAGGATg GTCTGGCAGAATACAGAAAACGCCCTACTGGACATAGTGGTTGTGTCAATAGCACAAATGTTGGTGTTTAATCCAGACCTCTGGTGGAACAGGAGCCTTGATACAGGGATCAGACTCTTGCTG GTTGGTATCATACGTGATCGAGTGCTTCAGTTTGTCTCAAAGTTGCAGTTTGCCATAGCTATTCTTTTGACATCATGGACGGAGAAGAAACAACGTCGTAAATCTACCGCCACCTTAATCACACTCAATGTCATTTTCTTCCCAATCCTGCTGACCTTCATTGCCATCTCTGcgctcctttcttctcccttgctGCCGCTCTTCACGCTACCGGTATTTTTGATTGGGTTTCCCAGGCCTGTCCGAAGCTGGCCAGGACCTGTGGGCGCTACAGCATGTGTTTGCTCCGATACCGTGTACTACCAGCAGATGGTTCCAAGTCTGGCTCTTGCTCTGCAATCTGCACTAGCAGCGGGTAGCCTAG GTCTCTCTCTACCTGGATCACATTACTTGTGCCGTTTTCAGGACAGACTGATGTGGATATTGGTGCTAGAAAAAGGCTTCACTTACTGTGGTGTTAACATTAAG GGGCTAGAATTGCAGGAAACATCCTGTCATGCTGCTGAAGCTCACAGAGTTGATGAAATTTTTGAAATGGCCTTCGAACATCAGGAGCACACAAAGATTCTCTCTCCTAATCACCATTTTGGACACATTTTGACTCCTTGTACTGTTCTACCTGTACGGCTGTATTCTGATGCCAGAAACGTGTTATCTGGAATAATTGACTCTCATGAGAATTTAAAGCATCTGAAAGATGATTTCATTAAAGTGCTTGTATGGATGCTTGTCCAGTATTGTTATAAAAAATCAAAAACTTGGGAAAGCCCAGGCAATGCCGACACGAACAAAAAAAGATCATTTCCAGAAAATCGGCATAGCAGTGCAGTAGAAAGATCCAGGCCTCTGAGGGAAGAAGATAGCTTTAGTGTTGATACAATTGAGGACTGGACTGATGATAGTGACGTTTTTGATCTTGAACCCAGTGGcagaatgaaagacagaaaggaacCTGGGCAGTTGGGAACTACACCAAAAGTACATCTGTCTATTCCAGGATCTGTAGAAACACATAACCAAGAAGTCCCACAAGAAATGTCACCAGAAGATAAATTATACAGGGCTGTTGTGCTTGGGCTTCCTGCAGTAGACAAAGGGAAACACCAACAAGTGTTACCTCAGGTTGAATTTAGTTGCTCTTACTCAGAGCTATTGAGCATCCCTGAAGAATGGAGAACAGCCCCAGTGCCTTCTTCCAAAGTCAATGAAATGAGGCAGAGGTTTCCAGAAGAATGGTACCACTTCATTTTGAGTCAACTGGacttttttcatctgaaagaaaagccttCCAACTTACTTGAAGACCTTATGAAAGATAAAGCTTTGAAAGACTTATACATCCATGGAGTATTGTCGTGTTGTTTTGGTCTGTTTGGACTGGATAACACCGTGCCTGCCCCGAGCCATGTGTTTAGAGCGTACGCTGGTGGTATTCCATGGTCTGTTGGTTTGGACTGGCTAACCAGCAAACCGGAGCTATTCCAACTTGCATTAAAAGCATtcag ATACACTTTTAAACTTATGGTTGACAAAGCAAGCCTGGGTCCAGTTGAGAACTTCAAAGAGCTGGTTAACTACCTGGAAGAATATGAAAATGATTGGTACATTGGACTGGTATCAGATCTTGAGTGGCAGCAAgcagttcttcaggaaaagcCATACCTTTTTTCCCTGGGGCATGACCCAAACAtg GGAATTTACACTGGGCGAGTTCTCACTCTTCAGGAATTGTTAGTACAAGTGGGAAAACTTAATGACGAAGCTGTCCGAGGTCAGTGGGCAAATCTGTCCTGGGAGCTGCTGTACGCTACAAATGATGATGAAGAACGCTACAGCATCCAGGCACACCCTGTTCTTCTGCGAAACCTTACTGTGCAAGCTGCGGACCCACCTCTTGGCTACCCCGTTTATTCATCTGAACTTCTGCATCTGCCTTTGTTCTAG
- the PCNX4 gene encoding pecanex-like protein 4 isoform X2: protein MGPDVPLLNDYKQEFFLKRFPQTLLGGPRFKLGYCAPPYVYVNQIILFLMPWVLGGVGTLLYQLGVMKDYYTAALSGGLMFVTALILQMTNLYAKQKTVTVERMQIQNTLTDEDEFEFSSCVGSETVKFIIPGKKYIINTVFHSLLAGVLCGLGTWYLLPNRITLLYSNIGGTVMIFVFGWVTICIGEYSLIINTATETATFQALDTYEITALMRPFYIFVFIAVDLAHRFAVNTPILEQTNQILHIIFLFLPFLWAMGILPPLDALFLWGMEQLLEFGLGGSPMSSNTKLLVMFLISAGTAIASYFIPSTLGVILFMTGFGFILSLNLSEIGFAFKHTMISHLASSKSKNMHRGLRIQFGWREFIFYLTVLTFALIEASLLHQFAGFSSFSKASPQAIASYILIILLIIMWILREIQRVYLFGVFRNPFYPKDVRTVTVFMEKQRRLMKVGVVRRILLTLVSPFAMIAFLSLDRSLQNLHSVSVCIGFTRIFRMVWQNTENALLDIVVVSIAQMLVFNPDLWWNRSLDTGIRLLLVGIIRDRVLQFVSKLQFAIAILLTSWTEKKQRRKSTATLITLNVIFFPILLTFIAISALLSSPLLPLFTLPVFLIGFPRPVRSWPGPVGATACVCSDTVYYQQMVPSLALALQSALAAGSLGLSLPGSHYLCRFQDRLMWILVLEKGFTYCGVNIKGLELQETSCHAAEAHRVDEIFEMAFEHQEHTKILSPNHHFGHILTPCTVLPVRLYSDARNVLSGIIDSHENLKHLKDDFIKVLVWMLVQYCYKKSKTWESPGNADTNKKRSFPENRHSSAVERSRPLREEDSFSVDTIEDWTDDSDVFDLEPSGRMKDRKEPGQLGTTPKVHLSIPGSVETHNQEVPQEMSPEDKLYRAVVLGLPAVDKGKHQQVLPQVEFSCSYSELLSIPEEWRTAPVPSSKVNEMRQRFPEEWYHFILSQLDFFHLKEKPSNLLEDLMKDKALKDLYIHGVLSCCFGLFGLDNTVPAPSHVFRAYAGGIPWSVGLDWLTSKPELFQLALKAFR from the exons ATGGGTCCAGATGTACCTCTGCTGAATGATTACAAACAGGAGTTCTTCTTGAAGCGCTTTCCACAGACTCTGCTGGGAGGTCCCCGGTTTAAATTAGGCTATTGTGCCCCTCCTTACGTATATGTGAATcagattattcttttcttgATGCCATGGGTTTTGGGAGGAGTAGGAACACTTTTGTACCAATTAGGTGTTATGAAAGACTACTATACCGCAGCACTTTCAGGAGGACTGATGTTTGTTACTGCACTTATTCTTCAGATGACAAATCTatatgcaaagcagaaaacagtgacAGTAGAAAGAATGCAAATTCAGAATACCCTAACAGATGAAGATGAGTTTGAATTTTCCAGCTGTGTAGGTTCAGAGACAGTAAAATTTATTATTCCTGGCAAGAAGTATATAATCAACACTGTGTTTCATTCCCTTCTGGCAGGGGTATTGTGTGGGTTGGGAACTTGGTATTTGCTGCCAAACAGAATAACCTTGCTATATAGCAACATTGGAGGAACTGTTATGATCTTTGTATTTGGATGGGTGACTATATGTATAGGAGAGTATTCATTAATCATAAATACAGCTACCGAAACAGCTACTTTCCAAGCACTGGATACTTATGAAATCACTGCTCTGATGAGACCTTTctatatttttgtctttattgcaGTGGATCTTGCACACAG GTTTGCTGTCAACACACCCATTCTAGAACAGACAAACCAGATTTTGCAcatcatatttctttttctgccattcTTATGGGCAATGGGAATTCTGCCCCCGCTTGACGCACTTTTTCTATGGGGAATGGAACAACTGTTGGAGTTTGGACTAGGAGGTTCACCTATGTCAAGTAACACAAA gTTATTAGTaatgtttctcatttctgctgGAACAGCAATAGCATCGTATTTCATTCCCAGCACTCTCGGTGTGATCCTCTTCATGACTGGATTTGGGTTCATACTGAGTCTTAACCTAAGTGAGATTGGTTTTGCCTTCAAACACACCATGATCAGCCATTTAGCCTCCAGCAAATCAAAAAATATGCACAGAGGTCTTAGAATACAATTTGGGTGgagggaatttattttttatttgactgTGTTGACATTTGCTCTCATAGAAGCTAGTCTGCTGCATCAATTTGCAGgcttttcatcattttccaAGGCCAGTCCACAGGCTATAGCGAGTTACATTCTGATCATATTACTTATAATTATGTGGATTCTTAGAGAGATTCAGAGAGTGTACTTGTTTGGAGTCTTCCGAAACCCCTTTTATCCAAAGGATGTCAGGACTGTGACTGTGTTCATGGAGaagcaaagaaggctaatgaAAGTTGGTGTTGTCAGGAGGATTTTACTAACACTAG TGTCTCCGTTTGCTATGATAGCATTCCTGTCACTAGACCGTTCACTACAAAATCTTCATTCTGTGTCTGTTTGCATTGGATTCACAAGAATATTTAGGATg GTCTGGCAGAATACAGAAAACGCCCTACTGGACATAGTGGTTGTGTCAATAGCACAAATGTTGGTGTTTAATCCAGACCTCTGGTGGAACAGGAGCCTTGATACAGGGATCAGACTCTTGCTG GTTGGTATCATACGTGATCGAGTGCTTCAGTTTGTCTCAAAGTTGCAGTTTGCCATAGCTATTCTTTTGACATCATGGACGGAGAAGAAACAACGTCGTAAATCTACCGCCACCTTAATCACACTCAATGTCATTTTCTTCCCAATCCTGCTGACCTTCATTGCCATCTCTGcgctcctttcttctcccttgctGCCGCTCTTCACGCTACCGGTATTTTTGATTGGGTTTCCCAGGCCTGTCCGAAGCTGGCCAGGACCTGTGGGCGCTACAGCATGTGTTTGCTCCGATACCGTGTACTACCAGCAGATGGTTCCAAGTCTGGCTCTTGCTCTGCAATCTGCACTAGCAGCGGGTAGCCTAG GTCTCTCTCTACCTGGATCACATTACTTGTGCCGTTTTCAGGACAGACTGATGTGGATATTGGTGCTAGAAAAAGGCTTCACTTACTGTGGTGTTAACATTAAG GGGCTAGAATTGCAGGAAACATCCTGTCATGCTGCTGAAGCTCACAGAGTTGATGAAATTTTTGAAATGGCCTTCGAACATCAGGAGCACACAAAGATTCTCTCTCCTAATCACCATTTTGGACACATTTTGACTCCTTGTACTGTTCTACCTGTACGGCTGTATTCTGATGCCAGAAACGTGTTATCTGGAATAATTGACTCTCATGAGAATTTAAAGCATCTGAAAGATGATTTCATTAAAGTGCTTGTATGGATGCTTGTCCAGTATTGTTATAAAAAATCAAAAACTTGGGAAAGCCCAGGCAATGCCGACACGAACAAAAAAAGATCATTTCCAGAAAATCGGCATAGCAGTGCAGTAGAAAGATCCAGGCCTCTGAGGGAAGAAGATAGCTTTAGTGTTGATACAATTGAGGACTGGACTGATGATAGTGACGTTTTTGATCTTGAACCCAGTGGcagaatgaaagacagaaaggaacCTGGGCAGTTGGGAACTACACCAAAAGTACATCTGTCTATTCCAGGATCTGTAGAAACACATAACCAAGAAGTCCCACAAGAAATGTCACCAGAAGATAAATTATACAGGGCTGTTGTGCTTGGGCTTCCTGCAGTAGACAAAGGGAAACACCAACAAGTGTTACCTCAGGTTGAATTTAGTTGCTCTTACTCAGAGCTATTGAGCATCCCTGAAGAATGGAGAACAGCCCCAGTGCCTTCTTCCAAAGTCAATGAAATGAGGCAGAGGTTTCCAGAAGAATGGTACCACTTCATTTTGAGTCAACTGGacttttttcatctgaaagaaaagccttCCAACTTACTTGAAGACCTTATGAAAGATAAAGCTTTGAAAGACTTATACATCCATGGAGTATTGTCGTGTTGTTTTGGTCTGTTTGGACTGGATAACACCGTGCCTGCCCCGAGCCATGTGTTTAGAGCGTACGCTGGTGGTATTCCATGGTCTGTTGGTTTGGACTGGCTAACCAGCAAACCGGAGCTATTCCAACTTGCATTAAAAGCATtcaggtaa